CCGCCTTCGTTCCTCAGGCGACCCCTACCCTCCGCTACGGCTCAGCTCAGCCGCTCGATCACCATGGCCATGCCCTGGCCGCCGCCGACGCACATGGTCTCCAGGCCGAACTGCTTGTCGTGGAACTGGAGGCTGTTGATCAGCGTGCCGGTGATCCGGGCGCCGGTCATGCCGAAGGGGTGGCCGACGGCGATCGCGCCACCGTTGACGTTCACCTTGTCCAGGTCCAGGCCGAGGTCCTGGTAGGACGGGATGACCTGGGCGGCGAAGGCCTCGTTGATCTCGGCCAGGTCGATGTCGCCGATGGTCAGGCCGGCCCGCTTGAGGGCCTGCTTGGACGCCTCGACCGGGCCGAGGCCCATGATCTCCGGGGAGAGACCCGAGACGCCGGTGGAGACGATGCGGGCGAGCGGGGTCAGGCCCAGCTCGCGCGCCTTGGTGTCGGACATGATCACGAGCGCGGCCGCACCGTCGTTGAGCGGGCAGCAGTTCGCGGCGGTGACCAGACCGTCGGGGCGGAAGACCGGCTTGAGGCCCTGCACGCCCTCCAGGGTGACGCCGGCGCGCGGGCCGTCGTCCTTCGACACGACCGTGCCGTCGGGGGTCGTGACCGGGGTGATCTCGCGCTCCCAGAAGCCGTTCTTGATGGCCTCCTCGGCGAGGTTCTGGGACCGTACGCCGAACTCGTCCATCTCCTGGCGGCTGATGCCCTTCAGGCGGGCCAGGTTCTCCGCGGTCTGGCCCATGGCGATGTACGCGTCGGGGACGATGCCGTCCTCGCGCGGGTCGTGCCAGGTGGAGCCCTCGGAGGCGGCGACCTCGGCGGTGCGGGCCTCGGCCTCGGCGAAGAAGGGGTTGTGCGTGTCCGGCAGCGAGTCCGAGTTGCCCTTCACGAAGCGGGACACCATCTCGACACCGGCGGAGATGAAGACGTCGCCCTCGCCGGCCTTGATGGCGTGCAGCGCCATGCGCGAGGTCTGCAGGGAGGAGGAGCAGTAGCGGGTGATCGTGCAGCCCGGGAGGTGGTCCATCCCCATCTGGACGGCGACGATCCGGCCCAGGTTGTTGCCCTGCTCGCCGCCGGGCAGACCGCAGCCGAGCATCAGGTCGTCGATGTCGCGCGGGTCCAGCTCGGGCACCTTGGCGAGCGCGGCCTGGACGATGGTCGCGGTGAGGTCGTCCGGCCGCAGGTCCTTCAGGGAGCCCTTGAAGGCCCGGCCGATCGGGGAGCGGGCGGTCGAGACGATGACGGCTTCGGGCATCACGACTCCATGAGGGTGTGGCGACGTCGGGGGACTGAAAGGGAAGTTACCTGTACGTACGGCACGGGTCACCGCCTGTGCGGTGTGACGCCGACCTCTTTTCTAAGCGCCCGCTCAGTCCTGCTTGTTCCCCGGCCCGGCCCGCCACGACACCGTCCCCGGGGCCGGAGCGGTCGGCTCCGGTGCCGGTGCCTCCGCGGGCGTGGCCACCCTGCGCCGGCGCCGGTGCTTGAGCAGCGCCCACGGGGCCCGTGCCCCGGTGACCTCCGTGCCGGCCTCCGACGCCGCCTCCGCCGCGGCCTTCGCCACCGGGAGCATGCCCTCGCGGCGGTCGACCTCCAGGCGCTCCTCCTCCGGCCAGACGCCCAGGACCGCGCAGACCGTCGGCAGTATCGCCATCGCGGCCGTCGCGTAGCCCTCCGCCGAGGGGTGGAAGTTGTCCACGCCGAACATCTCGCGGGGGTTCGCCGCGAACTCCGGGCCGAGCAGATCGCCCAGCGACACCGTCCGGCCGCCCTGCTCCACCACCACGATCGTCTGCGCCGCCGCCAGCTGCCGCGACGCCCGCCGCGCCAGCCACCGCAGCGGCTGGTACACCGGCTCGATGGTGCCGAGATCCGGGCAGGTCCCGACCACCACCTCCGCGCCGGAGGTCCGCAGTCGCCGCACCGCCGCCGCCAGGTGCCGCACCGACTCCGTCGGCGACATCCGGTGCGTCACGTCGTTCGCGCCGATCATGATCACGCAGACGTCGGAGGGTCCTCCCGGTGCCGACAGCAGCAGCGACACCTGCCGCTCCAGGTCGTCCGAGCGCGCCCCCGGCAGCGCCACGTTCCGCAGATCCACCGGCCGCTCCGCGACCGCCGCGAGGCCGGACGCCAGCAGCGCCGCCGGCGTCTGCCCCGCCCGGCGCACTCCCTGTCCCGCGGCCGTGGAATCACCCAGAAGGGCCAGCCGGAACGGTTCGCCGTCCTCGAACGAGCGCCCGTACCGGCCGTCCGTCCCCGGCGGCAGCGGTGCCACGCCCCCGCCCACCGATCGCTTGGCCAGCTGCACCTCGGCCAGTAGAACCCCGACCGCGGCCACGCCCAGCAGCCCGATCCCGCCTCCGCCGTACGCCGCACCCGCCGCGATCCGCCGTGCCACCCTCGCCCTGGACATCGGGCAGTCACCTCCTTCAAGCCGTTCAGGGAGTAACTGCCCCGTAACCTGCTTCGACTACGCATACGCTGGCTGCATCACTACGGAGACCCCGGAGATTACGGTGCAATTCCACGACTCGATGATCAGCCTCGTCGGCAACACCCCGCTGGTGAAGCTCAACAGCGTCACAGAGGGCCTCCAGGCGACCGTCCTGGCCAAGGTCGAGTACTTCAACCCCGGCGGCTCGGTCAAGGACCGGATCGCCCTGCGCATGATCGAGGCGGCGGAGCAGAGCGGCGAGCTCAAGCCCGGCGGCACGATCGTCGAGCCCACGTCCGGCAACACCGGCGTCGGCCTCGCCATCGTGGCCCAGCAGAAGGGCTACAAGTGCATCTTCGTCTGCCCGGACAAGGTGTCCACGGACAAGATCAACGTGCTGCGCGCGTACGGCGCCGAGGTCGTGGTCTGCCCGACCGCCGTCGACCCCGAGCACCCGGACTCGTACTACAACGTGTCCGACCGTCTCGTCCGTGAGACCGAGGGGGCCTGGAAGCCGGACCAGTACTCGAACCCGAACAACCCGCGCTCGCACTACGAGACCACCGGTCCCGAGCTCTGGGAGCAGACGGACGGGAAGATCACCCACTTCGTGGCGGGCGTCGGCACCGGCGGCACCATCTCCGGCACCGGCAACTACCTCAAGGAGGTGTCCGGCGGGAAGGTCCGCATCGTCGGCGCCGACCCCGAGGGCTCCGTCTACTCCGGCGGCTCCGGCCGCCCGTACCTGGTCGAGGGCGTCGGCGAGGACTTCTGGCCGACCGCGTACGACCCGAACGTCACCGACGAGATCGTCGCCGTGTCCGACAAGGACTCCTTCCAGATGACCCGCCGCCTCGCCAAGGAGGAGGGCCTGCTCGTCGGCGGCTCCTGCGGCATGGCGGTCGTCGCGGCGCTGCGCGTCGCCGAGGGCCTCGGCCCGGACGACGTCGTGGTCGTGCTGCTGCCGGACTCCGGCCGCGGCTACCTGTCGAAGATCTTCAACGACGAGTGGATGGCCGACTACGGCTTCCTGGAGGACACCGGCTCCGCCACCGTCGCCGACGTGCTGCGGCACAAGGAGGGCGGCATGCCCTCGCTGGTCCACATGCACCCGGACGAGACCGTCGGCCAGGCCATCGAGGTGCTGCGCGAGTACGGCGTCTCGCAGATGCCGATCGTCAAGCCGGGCGCGGGCCACCCCGACGTGATGGCCGCCGAGGTCATCGGCTCGGTCGTGGAGCGCGAGCTGCTCGACCACCTGTTCACCAAGAAGGCCTC
This sequence is a window from Streptomyces sp. HUAS YS2. Protein-coding genes within it:
- a CDS encoding SGNH/GDSL hydrolase family protein, with the protein product MSRARVARRIAAGAAYGGGGIGLLGVAAVGVLLAEVQLAKRSVGGGVAPLPPGTDGRYGRSFEDGEPFRLALLGDSTAAGQGVRRAGQTPAALLASGLAAVAERPVDLRNVALPGARSDDLERQVSLLLSAPGGPSDVCVIMIGANDVTHRMSPTESVRHLAAAVRRLRTSGAEVVVGTCPDLGTIEPVYQPLRWLARRASRQLAAAQTIVVVEQGGRTVSLGDLLGPEFAANPREMFGVDNFHPSAEGYATAAMAILPTVCAVLGVWPEEERLEVDRREGMLPVAKAAAEAASEAGTEVTGARAPWALLKHRRRRRVATPAEAPAPEPTAPAPGTVSWRAGPGNKQD
- a CDS encoding cystathionine beta-synthase, translating into MQFHDSMISLVGNTPLVKLNSVTEGLQATVLAKVEYFNPGGSVKDRIALRMIEAAEQSGELKPGGTIVEPTSGNTGVGLAIVAQQKGYKCIFVCPDKVSTDKINVLRAYGAEVVVCPTAVDPEHPDSYYNVSDRLVRETEGAWKPDQYSNPNNPRSHYETTGPELWEQTDGKITHFVAGVGTGGTISGTGNYLKEVSGGKVRIVGADPEGSVYSGGSGRPYLVEGVGEDFWPTAYDPNVTDEIVAVSDKDSFQMTRRLAKEEGLLVGGSCGMAVVAALRVAEGLGPDDVVVVLLPDSGRGYLSKIFNDEWMADYGFLEDTGSATVADVLRHKEGGMPSLVHMHPDETVGQAIEVLREYGVSQMPIVKPGAGHPDVMAAEVIGSVVERELLDHLFTKKASLEDALEQHMSAPLPQVGSGEPVADLMSVLGAADAAIVLVEGKPTGVVSRQDLLAFLAKGEAK
- a CDS encoding acetyl-CoA C-acetyltransferase; amino-acid sequence: MPEAVIVSTARSPIGRAFKGSLKDLRPDDLTATIVQAALAKVPELDPRDIDDLMLGCGLPGGEQGNNLGRIVAVQMGMDHLPGCTITRYCSSSLQTSRMALHAIKAGEGDVFISAGVEMVSRFVKGNSDSLPDTHNPFFAEAEARTAEVAASEGSTWHDPREDGIVPDAYIAMGQTAENLARLKGISRQEMDEFGVRSQNLAEEAIKNGFWEREITPVTTPDGTVVSKDDGPRAGVTLEGVQGLKPVFRPDGLVTAANCCPLNDGAAALVIMSDTKARELGLTPLARIVSTGVSGLSPEIMGLGPVEASKQALKRAGLTIGDIDLAEINEAFAAQVIPSYQDLGLDLDKVNVNGGAIAVGHPFGMTGARITGTLINSLQFHDKQFGLETMCVGGGQGMAMVIERLS